The proteins below are encoded in one region of Brassica napus cultivar Da-Ae chromosome A6, Da-Ae, whole genome shotgun sequence:
- the LOC106410320 gene encoding uncharacterized protein LOC106410320, with protein MAILLHSLLSLHPPNLKPQNPKRPKSLFLLGPSASLKVPTFRRDVVLRTASLCFVSFIFQNPLLESLAEPSKSPKPARLAIANTNSWFQYFGDGFSIRVPPQFIDFTEPEDYSAGLSLYGDKAKPKTFAARFASPDGSEVVSVVIRPSNSLKITFLEAKDISELGSLKEAARIFVPGAATIYSARTIKVKEEEGFRNYYLYEFGRDEERIALVAAVNRGRVFIAGAAAPESKWKEDELKLRSAAISLTVQ; from the exons aTGGCCATTCTACTTCACTCCCTCCTCTCTCTCCAtcccccaaacctcaaaccccaaaACCCTAAAAGACCTAAGAGTCTCTTTCTGCTAGGACCGTCTGCATCTCTTAAAGTCCCCACCTTTCGGAGAGATGTGGTGCTCAGAACAGCATCTCTCTGTTTCGTCTCCTTCATATTTCAGAACCCACTTCTGGAGTCTTTAGCTGAACCTTCGAAGTCTCCCAAACCGGCTAGACTCGCCATTGCCAATACTAACTCTTGGTTCCAGTACTTTGGCGATGGGTTCTCGATCAGAGTTCCACCTCAGTTTATTGACTTCACGGAGCCTGAG GATTACTCTGCAGGATTGTCTCTCTATGGGGACAAGGCAAAGCCAAAGACTTTTGCTGCCCGTTTCGCATCTCCTGATGG ATCAGAAGTTGTGAGCGTAGTCATTCGCCCTTCCAATTCCCTTAAGATCACTTTCTTAGAG GCTAAAGATATATCTGAATTGGGATCACTGAAGGAAGCTGCAAGAATCTTTGTTCCAG GTGCGGCAACGATTTATTCTGCTCGTACAATCAAggttaaggaagaagaaggattCAG AAATTACTACCTATACGagtttgggagagatgaagaaCGTATTGCTCTAGTAGCAGCTGTGAACAGGGGGAGG GTATTTATAGCTGGAGCAGCTGCACCGGAATCcaaatggaaagaagatgaGTTGAAGCTTCGATCTGCTGCCATTTCTCTGACCGTCCAATAA
- the LOC106410319 gene encoding 39S ribosomal protein L45, mitochondrial-like yields the protein MALVRRFQTVRSLLTTAGLRESSSLPFRSGNEFSWNQAGNGFRLGRWRSYHSSLCHVPDTLGKSVCSRLYESHNAASTHLLRSTMITESVPFSSDKRYATTQVKAPPQLQKTGAVRVSMVSPGFVYEPYALHEKIPWWRRCFTRSGWKRTKEDFVRELRSAYAIAKLRKTGYSKNKFYIEALELYKEINIMMANGDKKTIRKNVTERMYSALKNEIKQREAMWGSVYWEMVEPVIKIKTLQARLIGIDRTDLSKAFIQLTLEFLTKQKFEAYDAKGNVVAGDKKKEVLVRDIWVFEKSLFHTGAYWRLCGRIEFPKKDKIQPAL from the exons ATGGCGCTCGTGAGGAGGTTTCAGACAGTTCGCTCACTGTTGACAACAGCTGGATTAAGAGAATCTTCTTCACTTCC TTTTCGGAGTGGAAATGAGTTCTCTTGGAATCAAGCTGGAAATGGTTTCAGATTGGGGCGTTGGAGGAGCTATCATTCTTCTCTTTGTCACG TTCCTGACACTCTTGGAAAAAGTGTGTGTTCACGCTTATATGAGAGCCACAACGCTGCCAGCAcacatttgcttcgatctacaATG ATTACAGAGTCTGTTCCGTTTAGCAGTGACAAAAGGTATGCTACAACGCAAGTAAAGGCTCCACCTCAGCTACAGAAAACG GGAGCTGTTAGAGTGTCCATGGTAAGCCCTGGATTTGTTTACGAACCCTATGCACTCCATGAGAAAATCCCGTGGTGGCGAAG ATGTTTCACAAGAAGCGGATGGAAAAGAACCAAAGAGGACTTCGTACGGGAG CTAAGAAGTGCCTACGCTATCGCAAAGTTAAGAAAGACTGGGTACTCAAAGAACAAGTTCTACATAGAAGCACTAGAGCTGTACAAAGAG ATTAACATTATGATGGCGAATGGTGACAAGAAGACTATAAGGAAAAACGTAACTGAGAGGATGTATTCT GCATTGAAGAACGAAATTAAACAAAGAGAAGCCATGTGGGGTAGTGTGTACTGGGAAATGGTTGAGCCGgtcatcaaaatcaaaactttgcAAGCTCGACTG ATAGGCATCGACAGGACGGACCTTAGTAAAGCATTCATACAACTGACACTTGAGTTTCTGACAAAGCAG AAATTTGAAGCCTACGATGCAAAAGGCAATGTAGTAGCTGGAGACAAGAAAAAAGAG GTGCTCGTACGTGACATCTGGGTTTTTGAGAAGTCTCTGTTCCACACAGGAGCTTACTGGCGTCTCTGTGGCCGGATTGAATTTCCGAAAAAGGATAAAATCCAACCCgccctttga
- the LOC106406938 gene encoding protein-lysine N-methyltransferase EEF2KMT-like produces the protein MAASENSTEAESRYLYVLSAFLAMEPVDSVISLARGCSGGSLTESVQRFLWETCVKATASGNASYAKRLLKKLITEVELEKSEVLDEVYEEYALHMSAASKEDALVKENIRITKFISFLYPEGLYNIPSCPSSRKLIVPLQCSLNMLEGDTGCSIWPSSLFLSEFVLSYPELFTDKSCFEVGSGVGLVGICLAHVKAKKVILTDGDLLTLSNMKLNLERNHLNYEDELLKQHGEAESTRVKCIHLPWETATDSELSEHRPDIVLGADVIYDPSCFPNLLRVLVALLRGPTKRDNGSLETERRSPAVAYIASVIRNADTFNAFLTLVDQMDLSITDLTEELKPPYELLPYMHSYDRSSVRLFSISSR, from the exons ATGGCGGCGAGCGAGAACTCCACGGAGGCGGAGTCACGGTACCTTTATGTACTCTCTGCTTTCCTCGCAATGGAGCCGGTGGACTCCGTCATTTCTCTCGCGAG AGGATGTTCCGGAGGATCACTTACGGAGAGTGTCCAGAGGTTTCTCTGGGAAACTTGCGTTAAAGCT ACTGCGAGTGGTAACGCATCATACGCGAAAAGGTTACTGAAGAAACTCATAACTGAAGTTGAGTTGGAGAAAAGTGAAGTGTTAGATGAAGTGTACGAAGAGTATGCTCTTCACATGTCAGCGGCTTCTAAG GAAGATGCATTGGTGAAAGAAAACATAAGGATCACCAAGTTCATCTCTTTTCTGTATCCAGAAG GTTTATACAACATTCCAAGCTGCCCAAGTTCAAGGAAACTAATTGTGCCGCTGCAGTGTTCATTGAACATGCTTGAAGGAGATACCGG GTGTTCAATCTGGCCTTCAAGTTTGTTTTTGTCAGAGTTTGTTCTGTCATATCCAGAGTTATTCACTGATAAATCCTGTTTTGAG GTTGGTTCTGGAGTTGGTTTGGTCGGGATTTGTCTTGCACATGTAAAGGCAAAGAAG GTGATACTAACAGATGGAGATCTCTTAACTCTCTCTAACATGAAGCTTAACTTGGAGAGGAACCACTTAAACTATGAGGACGAGCTGCTCAAACAACACGGAGAAGCTGAGAGTACA CGAGTTAAATGCATCCATCTCCCATGGGAAACTGCAACGGACAGTGAACTGAGCGAGCATCGTCCAGATATTGT TCTAGGCGCAGATGTAATCTATGATCCTTCATGTTTCCCTAATCTACTTCGGGTTCTAGTAGCCCTTTTAAGAGGACCAACCAAAAGAGACAATGGCTCTCTCGAGACTGAAAGACGCAGCCCTGCAGTGGCTTATATTGCATCTGTGATCCGCAATGCAGACACTTTCAATGCGTTCTTGACACTTGTGGATCAAATGGATCTTTCCATCACAGACTTGACGGAAGAACTTAAGCCTCCGTATGAGCTTTTACCGTATATGCATTCGTATGACCGCTCAAGCGTCCGGCTCTTCTCAATATCCTCCAGATAA